One Gemmatimonadota bacterium DNA segment encodes these proteins:
- the ppk2 gene encoding polyphosphate kinase 2, with translation MDRDKAAGHGPGNRSSTSRPFAIRGGTRVNKLDGNHPETREKKTKKKLKQKHYEKELARLQVELSKLQEWVVDHGLKVVVIFEGRDAAGKGGTISRIIARLNPRVCRVAALAKPTDREQSQWYFQRYVAQLPSAGEIVLFDRSWYNRAGVDRVMGFCTEEEYREFLRSCPEFERMLVRSDIHVIKYWFSVSAKEQARRFKNRIKDPLKSWKFSDMDLQSYMKWDEYSHAKDEMMNYTDIKQAPWYVVPSDSKRRARLNCITHLLSLFPYDKDPPTSKIDLPDRDTDSGYVRPPMDDQRFIPEVY, from the coding sequence ATGGACCGTGACAAAGCGGCCGGTCACGGGCCGGGTAACCGGTCGTCGACCAGTCGGCCCTTCGCGATACGAGGAGGAACGCGCGTGAATAAACTCGACGGGAATCATCCTGAGACCCGGGAAAAGAAAACGAAGAAGAAACTTAAGCAGAAACACTACGAGAAGGAACTGGCCCGGTTGCAGGTCGAGTTGTCCAAGCTCCAGGAATGGGTGGTCGACCATGGCCTGAAGGTGGTGGTCATCTTCGAGGGCCGCGACGCGGCCGGCAAGGGCGGCACCATCTCCCGCATCATCGCGCGGCTCAATCCCCGCGTCTGCCGCGTGGCCGCCCTGGCCAAGCCGACGGACCGGGAACAGTCGCAGTGGTATTTCCAGCGGTACGTCGCCCAACTGCCTTCGGCCGGCGAGATCGTCCTCTTCGACCGGAGCTGGTACAACCGCGCGGGCGTCGACCGGGTGATGGGGTTCTGCACGGAGGAGGAGTACCGCGAGTTCCTCCGGTCCTGCCCCGAGTTCGAACGCATGCTCGTCCGCTCCGACATCCACGTGATCAAGTACTGGTTCTCAGTGAGCGCGAAGGAGCAGGCACGGCGGTTCAAGAACCGGATCAAGGATCCCCTGAAAAGCTGGAAGTTCAGCGATATGGACCTGCAGTCCTACATGAAGTGGGACGAGTATTCGCACGCCAAGGACGAGATGATGAACTACACCGACATCAAGCAGGCGCCATGGTACGTCGTGCCGTCGGACAGCAAGCGCCGCGCGCGCCTGAACTGTATCACCCACCTGCTCAGCCTCTTCCCCTACGACAAGGATCCTCCTACGTCGAAAATCGATCTGCCGGACCGCGATACCGACTCCGGTTACGTCCGCCCCCCCATGGACGACCAGCGGTTCATCCCCGAAGTGTACTGA
- a CDS encoding peptidase M14 yields the protein MMNRVHPRAFSAVFLFAFGLVCALVPGTVRAQDLPFAMEVRVPGVESYDPAIPRPESVIGHVVGDTHTRSHLVAAYYRAVAEASDRVVVSRHGATYEGRQLYHAVVTSPANHGRLEEIRLANLRLSDAPGEVSDAMIETMPVVVHMGYGVHGNEASGPEAAMLVLYHLAAGRGPAVDGLLDRAVIIMDPNYNPDGRDRFVNWVNANRGRVATQDGQDREHAEPWPGGRTNHYWFDLNRDWLVAQHPSSKGRVGLFHHWRAQVLTDVHEMGSNATYFFQPGIPSRNNPNTPERTFELTAALAEHHAEWLDRHGALYYSRETFDDFFYGKGSTFPDVNGAIGILFEQASSRALERMTNDGVLTYPFTIRNQVATSMSTLAGSLALRTELLTHQRDFYASAPEAARRNPVKAYVLDLGGTRTRTQALLQMLLRHRIRVYELARTVQADRTLPAGRIGGSGERTFRAGEAVIIPMDQPQTRLIKASMEQVTTFKDSLFYDVSAWTLPLAMGVPSGELRSYSDDLAGAEITEAAFDGGELIGGHGAYAYLMEWDRYFAPRALYRILDVGLRPRLARQPFSVAVGGPDGSGSAGGQGGPAGPGSTGGPTTMERTFDRGTIIIPVAQRDAASTVTAAQVRALIDRVVSEDHVVVHGTDTGLTPTGGDLGGPTSPVLVKPEIALLSGPGTRAYEVGETWHLLNERFGIPVSLVDVDGFFDLDLDRYTTLVMVTGSYDLDTEDVNRLMSWVREGGILIAWKSAARWLIGKELIDEDLRSARPDTVDIPYELVSSTRGAQRIGGAIFAAALDTTHPLAFGYGDQVPLFRNHEIFFEPSATAGATVARYASSPLLSGYISPKRHGELTDSAALIARRQGAGAVVLFADNPNFRAFWYGTNGLFLNAVFFGGAF from the coding sequence ATGATGAATCGAGTCCATCCTCGCGCGTTTTCCGCAGTCTTCCTCTTCGCCTTCGGCCTGGTCTGTGCCCTTGTCCCCGGTACCGTCCGGGCGCAGGACCTTCCATTCGCCATGGAGGTCCGCGTGCCCGGCGTCGAATCCTACGACCCGGCCATCCCCCGTCCTGAATCGGTAATCGGCCACGTGGTGGGCGACACGCACACGCGGTCCCACCTGGTGGCCGCCTACTACCGGGCGGTGGCCGAAGCCTCGGACCGCGTCGTGGTAAGCCGCCACGGCGCCACCTACGAGGGACGCCAGTTGTACCACGCCGTGGTGACATCGCCGGCCAACCATGGGCGCCTGGAAGAAATCCGTCTGGCCAACCTCCGGCTGTCCGACGCGCCGGGCGAGGTGTCGGACGCCATGATCGAGACCATGCCCGTCGTCGTCCACATGGGCTACGGTGTGCACGGCAACGAGGCCAGCGGACCCGAGGCGGCCATGCTGGTGCTCTACCACCTGGCCGCGGGCCGCGGACCGGCCGTGGACGGCCTGCTGGACCGCGCCGTGATCATCATGGACCCCAACTACAACCCGGACGGGCGGGACCGTTTCGTCAACTGGGTCAACGCCAACCGGGGCCGGGTCGCCACGCAGGACGGCCAGGACCGGGAGCACGCGGAACCGTGGCCGGGCGGGCGGACCAACCACTACTGGTTCGACCTGAACCGGGACTGGCTCGTGGCGCAGCACCCTTCATCGAAGGGCCGGGTGGGTCTCTTCCACCACTGGCGCGCCCAGGTGCTGACCGACGTCCACGAAATGGGCAGCAACGCCACCTATTTCTTCCAGCCCGGCATCCCGAGCCGGAACAACCCGAACACGCCGGAACGGACCTTCGAACTGACGGCGGCGCTCGCGGAGCACCACGCCGAGTGGCTCGACCGCCACGGTGCGCTGTACTACTCCAGGGAGACCTTCGACGACTTCTTCTACGGCAAGGGATCTACCTTCCCGGACGTGAACGGCGCCATCGGCATTCTCTTCGAGCAGGCCTCGTCCCGGGCGCTGGAGCGGATGACAAACGACGGGGTCCTGACTTACCCCTTCACGATCCGCAACCAGGTCGCCACCTCGATGTCGACCCTGGCCGGCAGCCTGGCGCTGCGGACGGAGTTGCTCACGCACCAACGCGACTTTTACGCCTCGGCGCCCGAGGCCGCGCGGCGCAATCCCGTCAAGGCCTATGTCCTCGATCTCGGCGGAACGAGGACACGTACGCAGGCCCTCCTGCAGATGCTGCTGCGCCACCGCATCCGGGTCTACGAACTCGCACGGACCGTGCAGGCCGATCGAACCTTGCCGGCCGGGCGGATCGGGGGTTCCGGCGAACGTACCTTCCGCGCCGGCGAGGCGGTCATCATCCCCATGGACCAGCCGCAGACGCGGTTGATCAAGGCCTCGATGGAGCAGGTCACGACCTTCAAGGACTCCCTCTTCTACGACGTCTCGGCCTGGACCCTGCCTCTGGCCATGGGGGTACCGAGCGGTGAACTGCGCAGTTACTCCGACGACCTGGCCGGCGCAGAGATCACCGAAGCCGCCTTCGACGGCGGCGAGCTGATCGGCGGCCACGGGGCCTATGCCTACCTGATGGAATGGGACCGCTACTTCGCGCCGCGCGCGCTCTACCGGATCCTGGACGTGGGCCTCCGGCCCCGGCTGGCCAGGCAACCTTTTTCGGTGGCCGTAGGCGGACCGGACGGTTCCGGCAGCGCGGGTGGCCAGGGCGGCCCAGCCGGGCCGGGCAGCACAGGCGGCCCGACCACCATGGAAAGAACCTTCGACCGGGGCACGATCATCATTCCCGTCGCCCAGCGCGATGCCGCGTCCACCGTGACCGCCGCGCAGGTGCGGGCGCTGATCGACCGGGTCGTGTCGGAAGACCACGTCGTCGTCCACGGCACGGATACGGGCCTGACGCCCACGGGCGGCGACCTGGGCGGCCCCACCTCCCCGGTACTGGTCAAACCGGAGATCGCGCTGCTCTCGGGCCCCGGCACCCGGGCCTACGAGGTCGGCGAGACCTGGCACCTGCTGAACGAGCGGTTCGGCATTCCCGTCTCCCTGGTCGACGTCGACGGGTTCTTCGACCTGGACCTGGACCGTTACACGACCCTGGTCATGGTCACGGGCAGCTACGACCTGGATACGGAAGACGTGAACCGTCTGATGAGTTGGGTGCGGGAGGGCGGCATCCTCATCGCCTGGAAAAGCGCGGCCCGGTGGCTCATCGGCAAGGAACTGATCGACGAGGACCTTAGATCCGCCCGGCCCGATACCGTCGATATCCCCTATGAGCTGGTATCGTCCACGCGGGGGGCGCAGCGTATCGGCGGCGCCATATTCGCAGCCGCGCTCGACACCACCCACCCGCTGGCCTTCGGTTACGGCGACCAGGTACCGCTCTTCCGCAACCACGAGATCTTCTTCGAACCTTCCGCCACGGCCGGGGCTACGGTTGCCCGGTACGCGTCTTCGCCGTTGCTGTCCGGCTACATCTCGCCGAAGCGGCACGGAGAGCTGACGGATTCCGCCGCATTGATCGCCCGGAGGCAGGGTGCCGGCGCCGTCGTGCTCTTCGCCGACAACCCCAATTTCCGGGCATTCTGGTATGGCACGAACGGCCTGTTCCTGAACGCCGTATTCTTTGGGGGCGCGTTCTAG
- a CDS encoding starvation-sensing protein RspA: MPVKITDVKTILTQPAGSRLIVVKILTSEPGLHGLGCATFTQRFQAVHSAIEHHLRPFLVGKDVDDIEDLWQTAMVNGYWRNGPVLNNAISGMDQALWDIKGKRAGMPVYQILGGKCREAADTYVHADGRSPEEVAENVLKYMEQDYRHVRCQTGGYGGRKPRVTPPEGAKPGDYFDPRSYMRRTVKMFEHLRAAVGDEVELLHDVHERLTPADAIVFAKQLEPYNLFFLEDPLAPEDNAWFRRMRQTSTTPIAMGELFNNPAEWLPLIEGRLIDFLRMHISQMGGITPARNVAAMAAMYGIRTAWHGPGDVSPVGHAANLHLDLWAPNFGVQEWCRFSDLVYEIFPGTPEVRGGYMYPNDRPGLGVEVNEELAVRYPCQDEIINWTQARTPDGGPARP; encoded by the coding sequence ATGCCCGTGAAAATCACCGACGTGAAGACCATCCTGACCCAGCCCGCGGGGTCGCGCCTGATCGTCGTGAAGATCCTGACGTCGGAACCCGGCCTCCACGGCCTGGGTTGCGCCACCTTCACCCAGCGGTTCCAGGCCGTCCATTCTGCCATCGAACACCACCTCCGTCCCTTCCTCGTGGGAAAGGACGTGGACGATATCGAAGACCTGTGGCAGACCGCCATGGTGAACGGCTACTGGCGCAACGGACCGGTCCTGAACAACGCGATCTCCGGCATGGACCAGGCCCTGTGGGACATCAAGGGCAAGCGGGCGGGCATGCCCGTGTACCAGATTCTCGGCGGCAAATGCCGGGAGGCGGCGGACACCTACGTCCACGCCGACGGGAGGTCACCGGAAGAGGTGGCGGAAAACGTACTGAAGTACATGGAGCAGGACTATCGGCACGTCCGCTGCCAGACCGGCGGATACGGAGGCCGAAAGCCGCGGGTCACCCCGCCCGAAGGCGCGAAACCCGGGGACTATTTCGATCCGCGGAGCTACATGCGCCGCACGGTGAAGATGTTCGAGCACCTGCGCGCGGCCGTGGGCGACGAGGTGGAACTGCTCCACGACGTGCACGAGCGGCTCACGCCCGCCGACGCCATCGTCTTCGCGAAGCAGCTCGAACCCTACAACCTCTTCTTCCTCGAAGACCCCCTGGCGCCCGAGGACAACGCGTGGTTCCGCCGCATGAGGCAGACCTCGACGACGCCCATCGCCATGGGGGAACTCTTCAACAATCCCGCGGAATGGCTGCCCCTGATCGAGGGACGGCTCATCGACTTCCTGCGCATGCACATCAGCCAGATGGGCGGCATCACGCCGGCCCGGAACGTCGCGGCCATGGCCGCCATGTACGGCATCCGCACGGCCTGGCACGGTCCGGGCGACGTCTCCCCGGTGGGCCACGCCGCCAACCTGCACCTCGACCTGTGGGCTCCGAATTTCGGCGTCCAGGAGTGGTGCCGCTTCAGCGACCTGGTCTACGAGATCTTCCCCGGCACCCCCGAAGTGCGCGGCGGCTACATGTATCCCAACGACCGACCGGGACTGGGCGTCGAAGTGAACGAGGAACTGGCGGTCCGGTATCCCTGCCAGGACGAAATCATCAACTGGACCCAGGCCCGGACGCCCGACGGAGGGCCCGCCCGGCCGTGA
- a CDS encoding RDD family protein — protein MPLQRPGLRDLPRHPRSARRLHVSQRPTGTGRRSERGTGGPVSLPGRNHQLDPGPDARRRARPAVTFISGYSLSEDYAGHLQRIGAFAIDLAILTATGAVMALAAEFLDAGSDPVTVPLLSAFQLLMPWFYYAAMESSAKGATIGKMILGIRVADAEGHTPTFGRAALRAIPKCLPVLWPGYLAAVFTQRRQAFHDLIARTLVLKSDT, from the coding sequence GTGCCGCTTCAGCGACCTGGTCTACGAGATCTTCCCCGGCACCCCCGAAGTGCGCGGCGGCTACATGTATCCCAACGACCGACCGGGACTGGGCGTCGAAGTGAACGAGGAACTGGCGGTCCGGTATCCCTGCCAGGACGAAATCATCAACTGGACCCAGGCCCGGACGCCCGACGGAGGGCCCGCCCGGCCGTGACCTTCATCTCCGGCTACTCATTGTCCGAAGACTACGCCGGCCACCTCCAGCGGATCGGCGCCTTCGCCATCGACCTGGCCATCCTCACCGCCACGGGCGCCGTGATGGCGCTGGCCGCCGAATTCCTGGATGCCGGCTCGGACCCGGTCACCGTCCCGTTGCTGAGCGCGTTCCAGCTGCTCATGCCCTGGTTCTACTACGCGGCCATGGAGAGTTCGGCCAAAGGCGCCACGATCGGCAAGATGATCCTGGGAATCCGGGTGGCCGACGCCGAGGGGCATACGCCCACTTTTGGCCGCGCCGCGCTGAGGGCCATTCCCAAGTGCCTGCCCGTCCTCTGGCCGGGCTACCTCGCCGCGGTCTTCACCCAGCGCCGGCAGGCCTTTCATGACCTGATCGCGCGGACGCTGGTACTCAAATCCGATACCTAG
- a CDS encoding alkaline phosphatase family protein produces MSITGFTRTGLILSFILLITPASAVYANGETVLREAAGPTAPTDPPAQSSASAPTNPPAQSSASAPTDPPRLAVLIIIDQFRHDYLQRFDDLFVEDGFRRFMDRGAWMQDARFTHVHASTSPGHSVVTSGTYAYKTGMVNNAWYSRSTGVFRPSLVDPESHILGLWPTATGRASTRELVGSSLADELRMATRYRGKAITISLKDYSAMISAGKLGAPYWFEAGLGRITSSSFFMDDLPDWVKRFNDRNIPNQSFGRTWDRLLPEELYLERAGKDVREGEEDNRNSGIVFPHVTKGGLEEPGPRYWNAFKHTPWSTDYQLEFARQAIIEEELGQDDTPDVLVISLSANDYIGHDFGPFSQESMDATLRTDRQLADFFAFLDERVGRDRTLLVLTADHGALELPEQLALRGLEAGRAGPEPLTALVEEALDGLHGEDDWVLHVAESGVYLNWEAIDSRGLSRADVEETAAAAVVTHPAVWKAYTRHRIERRLLPESDLTKTVYHSFHSENSGDIMLISTPFYLLLGEYGSATVGTSHGWPHDYDTHIPIMFHGPWIAPGHYRNRVDAADITPTICNLLRITLPSNRDGRILGEILR; encoded by the coding sequence ATGTCCATAACCGGTTTCACCAGGACGGGTTTGATCCTGTCGTTTATATTGCTCATTACGCCTGCTTCAGCGGTATACGCCAACGGCGAAACGGTTCTCCGGGAAGCAGCCGGACCGACCGCGCCGACCGACCCGCCCGCACAGTCTTCGGCGTCCGCACCGACCAACCCACCCGCGCAGTCATCGGCTTCCGCGCCGACCGATCCGCCCCGGCTCGCGGTGCTGATCATCATCGACCAGTTCCGCCACGACTACCTGCAGCGGTTCGACGACCTCTTCGTGGAGGACGGATTCCGCCGGTTCATGGACCGCGGCGCATGGATGCAGGACGCCCGTTTCACGCATGTGCACGCCTCCACTTCACCGGGCCACAGCGTGGTCACCTCCGGCACCTACGCCTACAAGACGGGGATGGTCAACAACGCGTGGTACAGCCGGTCCACGGGGGTGTTTCGGCCGTCGCTGGTAGATCCGGAAAGCCACATCCTCGGATTGTGGCCCACCGCGACCGGACGCGCCTCCACACGGGAACTGGTCGGCTCTTCCCTGGCGGATGAACTGCGCATGGCCACGCGCTACCGGGGCAAGGCCATCACGATATCACTCAAGGACTACAGCGCCATGATCTCCGCCGGGAAGCTGGGCGCGCCATACTGGTTTGAAGCGGGCCTGGGCCGGATCACATCGAGCAGCTTCTTCATGGACGACCTGCCCGACTGGGTCAAGCGCTTCAACGACCGGAACATCCCTAACCAGTCCTTTGGTCGCACATGGGACCGCCTGCTGCCGGAGGAACTGTACCTGGAACGGGCGGGGAAAGACGTCCGGGAGGGCGAGGAGGACAACCGGAACAGCGGGATCGTCTTTCCTCATGTGACGAAAGGCGGCCTGGAGGAACCGGGACCCCGTTACTGGAACGCCTTCAAGCACACACCCTGGTCCACGGACTACCAGCTGGAATTCGCCCGGCAGGCGATCATCGAGGAAGAACTGGGGCAGGATGATACCCCGGACGTCCTGGTCATCAGTCTCTCCGCCAATGACTACATCGGCCACGATTTCGGCCCATTCAGCCAGGAATCCATGGACGCCACCCTGCGCACGGACCGGCAACTGGCGGACTTCTTCGCCTTCCTCGACGAGCGGGTCGGGCGTGACCGCACCCTCCTGGTCCTGACGGCCGACCACGGCGCACTGGAACTGCCGGAGCAGTTGGCGCTCAGGGGTCTGGAGGCCGGACGGGCCGGTCCCGAACCGCTGACGGCCCTGGTGGAGGAGGCCCTGGACGGGCTGCACGGGGAAGACGACTGGGTCCTGCACGTGGCGGAATCGGGCGTGTACCTGAACTGGGAGGCCATCGACAGCCGCGGCCTGAGCCGGGCCGACGTGGAAGAGACGGCGGCCGCGGCCGTCGTGACCCATCCGGCCGTATGGAAGGCCTATACGCGCCACCGAATCGAGCGGCGGCTGCTGCCGGAATCAGACCTCACGAAGACGGTCTATCACAGCTTCCATTCCGAGAACAGCGGCGACATCATGCTCATCTCCACGCCCTTCTACCTGCTGCTGGGCGAATACGGGTCGGCCACGGTGGGCACCTCCCACGGATGGCCCCACGACTACGATACGCACATACCGATCATGTTCCACGGCCCGTGGATCGCACCCGGCCACTACCGGAACCGCGTCGACGCGGCGGACATCACGCCGACGATCTGCAACCTGCTGCGGATCACCCTGCCGTCGAACCGCGACGGGCGCATACTGGGCGAGATCCTCAGGTAG
- a CDS encoding Gfo/Idh/MocA family oxidoreductase, with product MIRIGILGIGFMGTTHFMAIKHLANAQVGAICTRDERKLSGDWRHIQGNFGGGGGVQDLTGIRTCTDIDEVLGDPDIDLVDVCLPTALHHDVVLRALDAGKDVIVEKPIALGLDEADRMIDRAGEAGRTLMVAHVLKFFPEFAFLKAAIDDRRYGRLLGLHLKRVISKPLWGEGNWFGDYERTGAAGIDLHIHDTDYLRYLFGMPDSVHADGRTSPNGYVLYLNTQYGYDDRDITVSSQCGAISSAAFEHGYDAYFEEGTLWYNVLSERPVTLYTPDGGRTEPVIDFPEAFEAQLGYAVDALENGTEPDLVSAGAARDALRICHGEAESVKTGKTVRFPD from the coding sequence TTGATACGCATCGGCATCCTGGGCATCGGTTTCATGGGGACGACTCACTTCATGGCGATCAAGCACCTGGCCAACGCGCAGGTGGGGGCCATATGCACCCGGGACGAACGGAAGCTGAGCGGTGACTGGCGGCATATCCAGGGCAACTTCGGGGGCGGAGGCGGCGTGCAGGACCTTACAGGCATCCGTACCTGTACCGATATCGACGAGGTGCTGGGCGACCCGGACATCGACCTGGTCGACGTGTGCCTGCCCACGGCCCTGCACCACGACGTCGTCCTGCGCGCGCTGGACGCCGGCAAGGACGTCATCGTCGAGAAACCCATCGCCCTCGGGCTGGACGAGGCGGACCGCATGATCGACCGGGCGGGGGAAGCCGGCAGGACCCTGATGGTCGCCCACGTGCTGAAGTTCTTCCCCGAGTTCGCCTTCCTCAAGGCCGCCATCGACGACCGCCGCTACGGCCGCCTGCTGGGCCTGCACCTCAAGCGGGTCATCTCCAAACCCCTCTGGGGAGAGGGCAACTGGTTCGGAGACTACGAGCGCACGGGCGCGGCAGGCATCGACCTGCACATCCACGACACCGACTACCTGCGGTACCTCTTCGGCATGCCGGACAGCGTGCACGCCGACGGCAGGACGAGTCCGAACGGCTACGTGCTCTACCTGAATACGCAGTACGGATACGACGACCGGGACATCACCGTCTCGTCCCAGTGCGGGGCCATCAGCTCGGCCGCCTTCGAACACGGATACGACGCCTATTTCGAGGAAGGCACGCTCTGGTACAACGTGCTCTCCGAACGGCCGGTCACGCTCTACACGCCCGACGGCGGCCGAACCGAACCGGTAATCGACTTTCCCGAAGCCTTCGAGGCCCAGTTGGGATATGCCGTCGACGCCCTGGAAAACGGCACGGAGCCCGACCTGGTCTCGGCCGGCGCGGCCCGCGACGCTCTGCGGATCTGCCACGGAGAGGCCGAATCGGTGAAGACGGGGAAGACCGTGCGGTTCCCGGACTGA